From the genome of Metarhizium brunneum chromosome 4, complete sequence, one region includes:
- the ptaK_1 gene encoding oxidoreductase ptaK, giving the protein MYIPLAKAATLPLLLLSPLQGVLGECSSFETAVTVTVTAKTTTATTNATTTTTSQTTRSTSASATTTAPTPDVTPTYPRLPMFLPDGSSTNSSGVPWGDMNLMTNNYLENPKTGVVRSYEFTVSRGLASADGHPTGVILVNGQFPGPLIEANWGDTIQVTVHNNIFGPEEGVSFHWHGLPQRNKPWEDGVPAVTQCPITSGKSFTYSFEAEFYGTSWYHSHYSAQYSGGLSGPMVIYGPAAKEYDVDIGPIMLSDWYHKPYFTLVEETMAPKAAPEAPRSDNNLINGRNSQDCTGNTNSSQTACGNMFKLSRGKVHRLRLINSGSESIEKFSIDGHVMEVIANDFVPVKPYKTEVVTLGIGQRSDVLVTADGKDSAYWMRSTIPAAACGLNASQLLATAVVYYDDLNTTAVPQSQPWNVTDPQPCLNDLTNSQPILALDPPQPDLLYKMEVQAFQNESKIWLFSFDGQAFRGNYNKPTLQSAAMGNSSFEKEWNVKNTNNAKAVRVYVHNATPLPHPLHLHGFDSYILRQGDGEWDGVTIDFPKNPPRRDVVMVRALGHVVIQFDAANNPGLWPFHCHVAWHASAGFFSQFLVGNDALQKMNTQKTVLQVLNETCLPWGEWTLTNIPNQIDSGL; this is encoded by the exons ATGTATATACCCCTTGCCAAGGCAGCGACACTCCCGCTGCTCTTGCTTTCGCCACTGCAAGGCGTGCTGGGCGAGTGCTCGTCCTTTGAGACAGCCGTTACAGTAACTGTGACTGCCAAAACAACTACTGCAACAACAAATGCAACGACTACCACGACTAGCCAAACTACAAGGTCTACCTCGGCATCTGCTACAACCACGGCACcaactccagatgtcacGCCTACGTATCCTCGCCTGCCCATGTTCCTCCCGGACGGGTCGTCCACAAATTCCTCGGGCGTGCCCTGGGGTGACATGAATCTCATGACCAACAATTATCTGGAAAATCCCAAGACTGGTGTCGTCAGGTCCTACGAGTTTACAGTAAGCCGGGGCCTCGCCTCCGCCGATGGCCATCCCACTGGCGTCATCTTGGTCAACGGCCAGTTCCCCGGACCGCTCATTGAGGCCAACTGGGGAGATACCATTCAAGTCACGGTGCACAATAACATTTTCGGTCCGGAAGAGGGAGTATCCTTCCATTGGCACGGCCTACCACAGAGAAATAAGCCCTGGGAAGACGGCGTTCCAGCCGTCACGCAATGTCCCATAACCTCTGGAAAATCCTTCACTTATTCTTTTGAAGCAGAGTTCTACGGCACATCATGGTACCACTCCCATTACTCTGCACAGTACTCGGGAGGACTCTCCGGCCCCATGGTCATATACGGCCCAGCAGCAAAGGAATACGATGTTGACATTGGTCCTATTATGCTCTCGGATTGGTATCACAAGCCGTACTTTACTCTAGTGGAAGAGACCATGGCCCCCAAAGCTGCCCCAGAGGCCCCGCGCTCTGACAATAATCTCATCAACGGCAGAAATTCCCAAGACTGCACAGGCAacaccaacagcagccagacTGCGTGCGGCAACATGTTCAAGCTTAGTCGCGGCAAAGTCCATCGCCTGCGCCTCATCAACTCTGGCAGCGAGTCAATCGAAAAGTTCTCCATTGACGGCCACGTCATGGAAGTCATCGCCAATGACTTTGTCCCGGTGAAGCCATACAAAACCGAGGTCGTGACACTCGGCATCGGCCAGCGCAGCgacgtcctcgtcaccgCAGACGGCAAGGACAGCGCGTACTGGATGCGTAGCACAATTCCCGCCGCCGCGTGCGGTTTGAACGCAAGCCAGCTCCTAGCCACTGCCGTGGTCTACTACGACGATCTAAACACCACAGCGGTGCCGCAGTCCCAGCCGTGGAACGTCACCGACCCGCAGCCTTGCCTGAATGATTTGACTAACAGTCAGCCCATTTTGGCACTGGATCCCCCGCAGCCGGACTTGTTGTACAAGATGGAGGTGCAGGCGTTCCAAAACGAGAGTAAAATATGGCTCTTTTCGTTTGACGGCCAGGCCTTTAGAGGCAACTACAACAAGCCTACACTGCAGTCGGCCGCGATGGGAAATTCCTCTTTTGAAAAGGAGTGGAATGTGAAAAACACAAATAACGCAAAAGCCGTCAGGGTATATGTACACAATGCGACCCCGTTGCC TCATCCGCTGCATCTCCACGGCTTTGACAGCTACATTCTGCGCCAAGGAGACGGAGAGTGGGACGGTGTCACGATTGACTTTCCCAAGAATCCTCCCCGTCGGGATGTCGTCATGGTACGCGCATTGGGCCACGTCGTTATACAGTTTGACGCGGCCAACAATCCAG GACTTTGGCCTTTCCACTGTCATGTCGCCTGGCATGCCTCGGCCGGCTTCTTTTCCCAGTTTCTGGTGGGAAATGACGCCTTGCAGAAGATGAATACCCAGAAGACGGTGTTGCAGGTGCTTAATGAGACGTGCCTCCCCTGGGGGGAGTGGACGCTTACAAATATCCCTAATCAAATTGATAGCGGGCTTTAA
- the aurF_4 gene encoding Aurovertin biosynthesis cluster transcription factor aurF, whose translation MDSFEMQQLLTPSCSPTPDNMSCFVDAIKSLLDESDVTTIHTLARRMNPFRIDFQRVVTGNTVAVKPVLVLENGEPPEFKSLNQTYQSYLSPDLSTVSICGTKSDFSMTSQHSTGEENVLVHDSPRGMESTVSPNATEDCSLIESETDIHCVRVMENQLRNNFTKASYGITEIHNKACGPDGDMIRQRHGGGTTASPRPPSSTTSRYSVLDTLSTFSSSSSRFSTAEPVQRRGDDGSMADACSESPFSSQFDDLEMSQISLPACYTSWDMEPNMSLSASQWHHCQAPGDRPGRLERSTSLGQSPRSPAQPRQDMYSNLSPGRNGCTPNTTRGIMKEAPNGAAVDPVRQKILLAARTCIRADYLHFLQTNLARWSKEGLWQKESPQVAGASVRDYEKLRNAYSCVCRLDKRMRDDPIRTRIALVLLHLEYENTCVRWKTGRRNPSVVETRLGRGTTSSMIDQILENIHPEWRVADARLRAELRADFHNRKRYGKRWWILTNALGPGLLILCSSKIAAIIKNTAVTITMLRGIADTIRSSEPAAVGILKLVTPVADSLFSNHGYASHDTEQLLRELGTFQLPVLEDEDGHVA comes from the exons ATGGATAGTTTTGAGATGCAGCAGCTGCTGACTCCTAGTTGTTCCCCGACCCCGGACAACATGAGCTGTTTTGTCGATGCGATTAAGTCTTTGCTTGACGAGAGTGACGTCACAACAATTCATACTCTCGCCCGACGCATGAACCCGTTTAGAATCGACTTCCAGCGAGTAGTTACGGGGAACACGGTCGCCGTCAAACCAGTGCTGGTTCTGGAAAACGGAGAGCCTCCAGA ATTCAAGTCTTTAAATCAGACCTACCAGTCGTATCTGAGTCCTGACCTCAGCACCGTGTCGATATGCGGTACGAAGTCAGACTTTTCAATGACGAGCCAACACTCGACGGGAGAGGAAAATGTCCTTGTGCACGATAGCCCTCGAGGTATGGAGTCGACGGTGTCGCCCAATGCTACGGAAGATTGTTCTCTCATCGAATCCGAGACGGACATTCACTGTGTACGAGTTATGGAAAACCAATTGAGGAACAACTTCACCAAAGCGTCGTATGGAATAACGGAAATTCAT AACAAAGCCTGCGGCCCAGATGGAGACATGATCCGGCAACGACACGGTGGTGGGACGACTGCAAGTCCTCGGCCACCATCCAGCACTACGTCTCGGTATTCCGTGTTGGACACTCTATCAACCTTTTCGAGCTCCTCTTCACGCTTTTCAACTGCCGAGCCGGTCCAGCGTAGAGGCGACGATGGATCCATGGCTGATGCTTGCTCCGAAAGCCCCTTTAGCTCGCAATTCGACGACTTGGAGATGAGTCAAATCTCTCTCCCCGCGTGCTATACGTCATGGGACATGGAACCAAACATGTCACTATCAGCGTCACAGTGGCACCATTGTCAAGCACCAGGTGACCGACCTGGCAGACTGGAAAGGAGCACATCCCTCGGACAGTCCCCTCGATCACCCGCCCAGCCGCGACAAGACATGTACAGCAACCTCTCCCCCGGACGAAACGGGTGCAcacccaacaccaccagaGGCATCATGAAAGAGGCCCCGAACGGCGCAGCAGTCGACCCCGTGCGCCAAAAGATCCTGCTGGCAGCGCGAACCTGCATCCGCGCCGACTACTTGCACTTTTTGCAAACAAACCTCGCCCGCTGGAGCAAAGAGGGCCTCTGGCAGAAAGAGTCCCCCCAagtcgccggcgccagcgtGCGCGATTACGAAAAGCTCCGAAATGCCTATTCATGCGTCTGCCGGCTCGACAAGCGCATGCGGGACGATCCCATCCGCACGCGCATCGCCCTggtcctcctccacctcgaGTACGAAAACACCTGCGTAAGATGGAAGACGGGGCGCCGGAACCCGTCCGTCGTCGAGACCAGGCTGGGCCGCGGAACCACCAGCTCCATGATCGACCAGATCCTGGAAAACATCCACCCGGAGTGGCGCGTGGCCGACGCGCGCCTGCGCGCCGAGCTGCGCGCCGACTTTCACAACCGGAAGCGATACGGGAAGCGGTGGTGGATACTGACGAACGCCCTCGGGCCCGGCTTGTTGATTCTGTGCTCGTCCAAAATCGCCGCCATAAT CAAAAACACGGCCGTGACGATTACCATGCTGCGTGGTATAGCCGACACGATTCGGAGCtcggagccggcggcggtCGGTATACTCAAGCTGGTGACGCCCGTGGCGGACAGCTTGTTCAGCAACCACGGGTACGCGAGTCATGATACGGAACAGCTTTTGCGGGAGCTGGGGACGTTTCAGCTTCCGGTGCTGGAGGACGAAGACGGCCACGTGGCGTGA